One stretch of Paraburkholderia fungorum DNA includes these proteins:
- the rlmB gene encoding 23S rRNA (guanosine(2251)-2'-O)-methyltransferase RlmB gives MSRLKVLYGFHAVTARMRHDASTVEEVYYDATRKDRRMTEFLHAAKEAGVRLIAADETRLWGLSHTERHQGVVARAGDMPLAQNLAELLDGITGSPLILVLDGVTDPHNLGACLRVADAAGAHAVIAPRDRAVGLNATAAKVASGAADTVPYITVTNLARALRELKDAGVWVVGTAGEASKSLYETELDGPVALVMGAEGEGMRRLTRDTCDVVMQIPMAGTVESLNVSVASGVCLFEAVRQRSVKK, from the coding sequence ATGTCACGTCTCAAGGTTTTATACGGTTTCCACGCAGTGACCGCACGTATGCGGCACGATGCATCGACGGTTGAAGAGGTTTATTACGACGCGACACGCAAGGACCGTCGTATGACCGAATTCCTGCATGCCGCGAAAGAAGCCGGCGTGCGTCTGATCGCCGCCGACGAAACGCGTCTGTGGGGCCTCTCGCATACCGAGCGTCACCAGGGCGTGGTGGCGCGTGCGGGCGACATGCCGCTCGCGCAGAATCTGGCCGAGTTGCTCGACGGCATCACCGGCTCGCCGCTGATCCTGGTGCTCGACGGCGTGACCGATCCGCACAATCTCGGCGCCTGCCTGCGCGTGGCCGATGCAGCCGGCGCGCACGCGGTCATCGCGCCGCGCGATCGCGCGGTGGGTCTGAATGCGACGGCGGCGAAGGTCGCGAGCGGCGCGGCGGATACCGTGCCGTACATCACCGTCACGAATCTGGCGCGCGCGCTGCGCGAGTTAAAGGACGCGGGGGTGTGGGTCGTCGGCACGGCCGGCGAGGCGTCCAAGAGCCTGTACGAGACGGAGCTGGACGGTCCGGTGGCGCTGGTGATGGGCGCGGAAGGCGAAGGCATGCGCCGTCTGACGCGCGATACCTGCGACGTGGTGATGCAGATTCCGATGGCGGGTACGGTCGAGAGCCTGAACGTGTCGGTGGCGTCCGGCGTGTGCCTGTTTGAAGCTGTTCGTCAGCGTTCGGTGAAGAAGTAA
- the rpiA gene encoding ribose-5-phosphate isomerase RpiA has protein sequence MTQDELKQLVGQAAADYVNANVPEGAIVGVGTGSTANCFIDALAANKSRYRGAVSSSLATTARLQSHGFKVLDLNEIDSLPVYVDGADEIDHSGAMIKGGGGALTREKIVASVSDVFVCIADASKLVDTLGNFPLPIEVVPMARTAIGRRVTALGGVPVVRVTKEGVPFITDNGNEIIDVKGLRISDPRTLEMHVNAWPGVVTVGLFAGRGANLCLLGTDTGVETIEYSKG, from the coding sequence ATGACTCAAGACGAACTCAAGCAACTGGTCGGCCAGGCCGCCGCCGACTACGTGAACGCCAACGTGCCCGAAGGCGCGATCGTAGGCGTCGGCACCGGCTCCACCGCGAACTGTTTTATCGACGCGCTGGCCGCCAACAAGTCGCGCTATCGCGGCGCAGTGTCGAGCTCGCTCGCCACCACCGCGCGCCTGCAATCGCACGGCTTCAAGGTGCTCGATCTGAACGAAATCGACTCGCTGCCGGTGTACGTCGACGGCGCGGACGAAATCGACCACAGCGGCGCGATGATCAAGGGCGGCGGCGGTGCGCTGACGCGCGAGAAGATCGTCGCGTCGGTGTCGGACGTGTTCGTCTGTATCGCCGATGCGAGCAAGCTGGTCGACACGCTGGGCAACTTCCCGTTGCCGATCGAAGTGGTGCCGATGGCGCGTACCGCAATCGGTCGTCGCGTGACGGCGCTCGGTGGCGTACCGGTCGTTCGCGTGACGAAGGAAGGCGTGCCGTTCATTACCGATAACGGCAACGAAATCATCGACGTCAAGGGTCTGCGTATCAGCGACCCGCGCACGCTGGAAATGCATGTCAACGCATGGCCGGGCGTGGTGACGGTCGGGCTGTTCGCCGGCCGCGGCGCGAATCTGTGCCTGCTCGGCACGGATACCGGCGTCGAAACGATCGAGTACAGCAAGGGCTGA